One part of the Diadema setosum chromosome 22, eeDiaSeto1, whole genome shotgun sequence genome encodes these proteins:
- the LOC140245631 gene encoding uncharacterized protein: MVNFTALCGSLFVLAAVLVINSTGLDAPDQAADVTSSEDEEEAEEEVDFSIPELDPRNPFYTGRPRNVLGTYREPTVHVEEIGRDAEFPSPAEFYKRFIGQYRPVVMRGVAKHSPAYRLWTEDYLGQEYGEVTVRLQARSEDSPKIPGGIGGLGRDTLGNFLGRYQTVDGYVVSQLPAAMEKDIAFPPFLMCGSLANAVQEVRLLLSATGGKTLLHHDAYSSVHCVFNGTQQWLVMDPGQEEKLYMSESSHHKFGGYSDVNVDDVNFNQHPHVKELEFAKVILRKGDCIYMPSGYAHQIRMRGYMNTAISIHFSHYMNFDPAGCEGSSNLFTPMSQASVIWRYPGHGDIPQGHLDVHILRAVMKTTADETDEISLHEFTENFIQGEVTDEDVLINQRLQFMELLAPYVSRPGVITVEELDGLSIDTLKKLIELFDPLDASNTADFEYSHIQPDGIWSAISMLRGANPTQSFSRRDFIKIYTIYLGGTETVASEILSVLDPDGADQITGRMVMTNGDRAFAKFGQRAPRDSTIERLWYKQFAYHDLFRKYSVPHSVEEAIEEPSFTEENTSFEDRHDEL; the protein is encoded by the exons ATGGTGAACTTTACTGCACTATGTGGCAGCCTCTTTGTGTTGGCTGCAGTGCTGGTGATAAATTCCACTGGCCTAGATGCCCCAGATCAAGCTGCTGACGTCACCAGTTctgaggatgaggaggaggcggaggaggaggTAGACTTTAGCATTCCTGAGTTGGATCCGAGGAACCCCTTCTACACGGGCCGACCCCGCAATGTTCTGGGGACCTACAGGGAACCGACAGTGCATGTGGAGGAGATCGGCCGAGACGCAGAATTCCCCAGCCCCGCAGAGTTCTACAAGAGATTCATCGGACAGTACAGGCCCGTCGTTATGAGAGGAGTGGCTAAGCATTCTCCGGCATACCGGCTGTGGACGGAAGACTACCTCGGGCAAGAGTATGGTGAAGTGACAGTGCGACTGCAGGCAAG GAGTGAAGATAGCCCAAAGATTCCAGGTGGCATCGGAGGTCTTGGACGAGACACGTTGGGGAACTTCTTGGGCCGGTACCAGACAGTGGATGGCTACGTAGTATCCCAGCTGCCTGCCGCCATGGAAAAAGACATCGCATTCCCTCCATTTCTGATGTGCGGATCCCTGGCCAATGCAGTCCAG GAAGTTCGTCTCCTTCTGAGTGCTACGGGTGGAAAGACCCTTCTTCACCATGACGCCTACAGCTCAGTGCACTGTGTCTTCAACGGAACCCAGCAATGGCTCGTGATGGACCCAGGCCAG GAAGAAAAACTTTACATGTCTGAGAGTTCCCACCACAAATTTGGAGGATACTCTGATGTCAACGTCGACGACGTCAACTTTAATCAGCACCCGCACGTCAAAGAGCTGGAGTTTGCCAAAGTTATCCTTCGGAAGGGGGACTGCATTTACATGCCCAGTG GTTATGCGCACCAGATCAGAATGAGAGGGTACATGAACACTGCCATCTCCATCCATTTCTCACACTACATGAACTTTGACCCGGCAGGCTGTGAAGGGTCAAGCAACCTGTTCACCCCCATGAGTCAGGCGTCGGTCATTTGGCGCTATCCAGGCCACGGGGACATTCCCCAGGGTCATTTGGATGTCCACATCTTGCG GGCTGTCATGAAGACGACAGCTGATGAAACCGATGAAATATCACTGCATGAATTCACAGAAAACTTCATTCAG ggGGAAGTGACAGATGAAGATGTCCTGATCAATCAAAGACTGCAG TTTATGGAGCTGCTAGCGCCATACGTCTCCCGGCCAGGAGTAATAACGGTGGAGGAGCTGGACGGATTATCCATCGACACCCTCAAGAAGCTTATCGAACTCTTTGACCCCCTGGATGCTTCCAACACTGCAGACTTTGAGTACAGCCACATTCAGCCTGATGGAATCTG GAGTGCAATATCAATGCTCAGGGGTGCAAACCCCACCCAGTCTTTTTCGAGAAGGGACTTTATCAAGATCTACACCATCTATCTCGGAGGAACAGAGACGGTTGCTAGCGAG ATTCTATCAGTACTCGACCCAGACGGCGCGGACCAGATTACGGGACGGATGGTGATGACAAACGGCGACAGGGCCTTTGCCAAGTTCGGCCAGCGTGCCCCGCGAGACTCTACGATCGAACGCCTCTGGTACAAACAGTTTGCATACCACGACCTCTTCAGGAAATACAGTGTCCCCCACTCTGTGGAGGAAGCGATAGAAGAGCCGAGTTTTACGGAGGAAAATACCAGCTTTGAAGACAGACATGATGAATTATGA
- the LOC140245446 gene encoding beclin-1-like yields MTSSSHSSDSQRSGVATTQVSFVCQRCCQPLKLDQSFSSLDSQTLTDLTAPLVAGTGSSGKATPLLQSTDSSEPFDVNKDDGVSRKVIAPARLSSHDSGQDFTLLGETASSRMESLSHRLKVSSHLFDIMSGQSDIDHPLCEECTDSLLDQLDQQLKITEDECKHYRESLERLTEAEESGEGSEDVERELLKLKEEEAAMVQQLELIERERKETQEEKRMQLKELEELKEEEENYWQEYNEYKRQLLELQEEQRSVDNQLRYTQTQLERLKKTNVFNATFHIWHNGHFGTINGFRLGRLPSVPVEWSEINAAWGQTVLLLHSLAQKMNFTFQRFRLVPYGNHSHLESLTDKSKQLPLHGSGGFRFFWDTKFDHAMVAFLDCLQQLEEEVERGDSSFCLPYKMANGKLEDTSTGQTYSIKIQFNSEEQWTKALKFMLTNLKWALAWVSSQFNK; encoded by the exons ATGACCAGCAGCAGTCACAGCAGCGACTCCCAGCGGTCAGGAGTGGCCACCACCCAGGTCAGCTTTGTCTGCCAGAGGTGCTGTCAACCACTCAAGCTTGACCAGTCCTTCAGCTCACTTGACAGCCAAACACTTACTGACCTCACAG CTCCCCTGGTTGCAGGAACAGGTAGTTCAGGCAAAGCGACGCCTCTTCTGCAGAGCACAGATAGTAGCGAGCCATTCGATGTCAACAAAGACGATGGAGTGTCCCGCAAAGTTATAGCACCAGCGAG GCTGTCTTCCCATGACAGTGGTCAAGACTTTACCCTCCTGGGAGAGACGGCCAGTAGTAGAATGGAGAGTCTGAGCCACAGACTAAAG GTTTCTAGTCACCTGTTTGACATTATGTCAGGCCAGTCTGACATTGATCACCCCCTCTGTGAA GAGTGCACAGACTCTCTTCTTGACCAACTGGACCAGCAGCTGAAGATCACGGAGGATGAGTGCAAGCACTACCGGGAGTCTCTGGAGAGACTGACGGAGGCCGAGGAAAGCGGGGAGGGCAGCGAGGACGTGGAGAGAGAACTTCTCAAG CTCAAGGAGGAAGAGGCAGCCATGGTTCAGCAGCTGGAGCTgatcgagagagagaggaaagagacgCAGGAGGAGAAAAGGATGCAGCTTAAGGAGCTGGAGGAACtcaaggaagaggaggagaa CTACTGGCAGGAATACAACGAGTATAAGCGCCAGCTGCTGGAGCTACAGGAAGAGCAGAGGAGTGTGGACAACCAGCTGAGATACACACAGACTCAACTGGAGCGGCTGAAGAAGACCAACGTCTTCAATGCGACCTTCCACATATG GCACAATGGCCACTTTGGAACCATCAACGGATTCCGCCTCGGGCGCCTCCCCAGTGTACCTGTGGAATGGAGTGAGATAAACGCCGCCTGGGGTCAGACTGTACTCTTGCTCCATTCTCTTGCCCAAAAGATGAACTTTACATTCCAGAG GTTCCGTCTGGTCCCGTATGGCAATCATTCCCATCTTGAGTCTTTGACGGACAAATCCAAGCAGCTTCCCCTCCACGGATCCGGTGGATTCCGATTCTTCTGGGACACAAA GTTTGATCATGCAATGGTAGCGTTCCTGGATTGCCTTCAGCAGCTGGAAGAGGAGGTGGAGAGGGGGGACTCCAGCTTCTGCCTGCCGTACAAGATGGCCAACGGCAAGCTTGAAGACACCAGCACAGGCCAGACTTATTCCATCAA AATCCAGTTCAACTCAGAGGAGCAGTGGACGAAGGCGCTCAAATTCATGCTGACCAACCTGAAGTGGGCGCTGGCCTGGGTCTCCTCCCAGTTCAACAAATGA